In Onychostoma macrolepis isolate SWU-2019 chromosome 04, ASM1243209v1, whole genome shotgun sequence, one DNA window encodes the following:
- the LOC131539379 gene encoding uncharacterized protein LOC131539379, with the protein MSFGLSSSKLILIHQGPPKRFRLDTKRRVFDESGKVRKWTYGKKDTSKPNQIVLLVGETGAGKTTLINTMVNYLLKVKFEEKIWYEITEEEARDQSESQTSEITMYEVCPEESPTSLTIIDTPGYGDTRGLEKDLEVAVNLATLFQSSAGVREVDAVCFVIQASKNRLSDRQHYIISSILSLFGKDIVNNIVFLITHSDGMAPKNVLSAIKKAKIPCRRDESGQPVYFLFNNRQAEEQNNESRYLRAQRDAWESCMAEMKLFLKSLDKKNRISLELTSDVLIERIQLEALICNLQLRVEEKESKKSEKIQIQEAMKLNKEKIDRHTNFSIRVKKTIKVKVPIESASWKNRKATTCTVCEENCHEFDCWWVSDPSNCEVMKKGYCTVCTGKCHHSKHVKDNKKYVISTSNVVMQSDELKKGYENAKSKRFSVVMDDLDKDLQELEDQKSILLFNAYKTIKHLSQIALKPDSAFTLQHLDFFIPRLKEAGKENWVRELEEMMRNAKSEEANKDALSYLKAGLTKLFLGVKGGEDKR; encoded by the exons ATGAGTTTCGG ACTTTCATCCAGCAAACTGATTTTAATTCATCAAGGTCCTCCGAAACGATTTCGTCTAGACACAAAGAGAAGAGTGTTTGATGAAAGTGGGAAAGTCAGAAAATGGACTTATGGGAAAAAAGACACCAGTAAACCAAACCAAATTGTTCTGCTGGTGGGAGAGACTGGAGCTGGCAAGACGACTCTCATCAACACCATGGTCAACTACTTACTGAAGGTGAAGTTTGAGGAAAAAATATGGTATGAAATCACAGAAGAAGAAGCCAGAGATCAATCAGAATCACAAACCTCTGAAATAACCATGTATGAGGTCTGTCCTGAAGAAAGTCCCACATCTCTCACCATCATTGATACTCCAGGCTACGGAGACACTAGAGGACTGGAAAAAGATCTGGAAGTTGCTGTGAATTTAGCCACTCTGTTTCagagcagtgctggagttcgtGAAGTTGATGCCGTGTGTTTTGTGATTCAAGCATCTAAGAATCGTCTCTCAGACAGACAGCATTACATTATCAGTTCAATTCTGTCTTTGTTTGGAAAAGATATTGTGAAcaacattgtgtttttaatcACACATTCTGATGGTATGGCACCCAAAAACGTCCTCAGTGCCATCAAGAAAGCTAAAATCCCCTGCAGACGAGACGAAAGCGGCCAACCTGTTTATTTCTTATTCAACAATCGGCAGGCTGAAGAACAAAACAATGAGAGCCGTTACCTTCGTGCTCAAAGAGATGCTTGGGAAAGCTGCATGGCAGAGATGAAGCTATTTCTTAAGTCTCTGGATAAAAAGAACAGAATAAGTTTAGAGTTGACTTCAGATGTCCTCATTGAGCGCATTCAATTAGAAGCATTAATCTGCAACTTACAGCTGCGAGTTGAAGAGAAAGAGTCCAAGAAATCTGAAAAAATTCAGATTCAGGAGGCAATGAAACTAAACAAGGAAAAGATTGACAGGCACACAAACTTTAGCATTAGAGTCAAAAAGACAATCAAAGTGAAGGTGCCCATTGAAAGTGCTTCATGGAAGAACAGGAAGGCAACGACCTGCACCGTCTGTGAGGAGAACTGTCATGAGTTTGACTGCTGGTGGGTTTCTGATCCCAGCAATTGTGAAGTCATGAAGAAAGGTTACTGCACTGTGTGCACTGGGAAGTGTCATCACAGCAAACATGTCAAAGATAACAAGAAATATGTCATCAGCACCTCGAATGTTGTGATGCAATCAGATGAATTAAAAAAGGGATACGAAAATGCTAAAAGCAAGAGGTTTTCTGTTGTAATGGATGATCTTGACAAAGATCTGCAGGAGCTTGAGGATCAAAAGTCAATTCTTCTGTTCAATGCTTACAAGACCATCAAGCATCTGTCTCAGATCGCATTAAAACCAGACTCTGCCTTCACTCTTCAGCATCTCGACTTCTTCATCCCCAGATTGAAGGAGGCTGGGAAAGAAAACTGGGTCCGAGAGCTTGAGGAAATGATGAGAAACGCTAAATCTGAGGAAGCAAATAAAGATGCTCTGAGTTACCTTAAAGCTGGCCTGACAAAACTTTTCCTTGGGGTGAAAGGCGGAGAAGACAAGAGATGA